One window of the Nothobranchius furzeri strain GRZ-AD chromosome 3, NfurGRZ-RIMD1, whole genome shotgun sequence genome contains the following:
- the slc45a1 gene encoding proton-associated sugar transporter A: MSSPGMGTPSDPLLASPGGRLSTAQEGIWRSSLPKTASFPTSTTRHLSHRANNFQRQPKRRKLIRPSPPPPPNTPCPLDQLDLSELPPRRTFQELLFNGCILFGIEFSYAMETAYVTPVLLQMGLPDQFYSLVWFISPILGFLVQPLIGAWSDRCTSRFGRRRPFIFALAVGALVGLTLVLNGRDMGGVLADTASNHKWGIILTVCGVVLMDFSADSADNPSHAYMMDVCSPEDQDRGLNIHALLAGLGGGFGYIVGGINWDQTQFGRSMGGQLRVIYLFTCVTLVFATAMTLISIPERPLPKSQPNKNSSKNHLKSPSLPLPPSPPVPPGVTLGPDEENEEGLYSYSFSKSHPGNSDPLAHSCSANARLCVGLTSPISPLSPLTPKYGSFISRDSSLTGINEFASSLGTSYIDRVLIDCYTGQQTPPALAYSSITVPLPPGDSPPASSQGGGNPPAEQTQADVGSCSAGESQVAEGPQSEVDAQTQKGQVSAESQPGAGLHRGSTAGILKRPQSLALMEEPTATQIVGLDNGRRRTVTFSQQVANILLNGVRYESDLSENVETGESQMSMKLLCIAIYRMPPSLRSLCTNHFLGWLSFEGMLLFYTDFMGEVVFEGDPKAPHDSEAYQRYNAGVSMGCWGMCIYAFSAAFYSAILEKLEERFSLRTLYFFAYLAFGLGTGLATLSTNLYVVLSLCVTYGVLFSSLCTLPYSLLCEYYQSPQFCGSSEEGTRRGMGVDISLLSCQYFLAQILVSVAMGPLTSLVGGAQGVMYFASLMSFVGCLYSSLCVVYQLPPPEGRGEVETGV, from the exons ATGTCATCTCCAGGCATGGGCACCCCAAGTGACCCCCTCTTGGCCAGTCCAGGAGGGAGGTTATCCACAGCTCAGGAAGGGATCTGGAGGAGCTCACTACCCAAGACTGCCAGCTTCCCAACATCCACCACTCGCCACCTCAGCCACAGGGCCAACAACTTCCAAAGACAGCCAAAGCGCCGGAAGCTAATACGGCCTTCCCCTCCTCCCCCGCCCAACACACCCTGTCCCCTGGACCAGCTGGACCTCAGTGAGCTTCCCCCAAGGCGCACTTTTCAAGAGCTACTCTTCAACGGCTGCATCCTGTTTGGCATTGAGTTTAGCTACGCGATGGAAACAGCTTATGTGACTCCTGTGCTTTTACAGATGGGCCTACCTGATCAGTTCTACAGCTTGGTGTGGTTCATTAGTCCCATTCTTG GATTCCTCGTCCAGCCTCTCATCGGAGCTTGGAGCGATCGTTGTACATCAAGGTTTGGGAGGAGAAGACCGTTTATTTTTGCTTTGGCTGTAG GAGCTTTGGTTGGTCTAACGCTGGTGTTGAATGGACGGGACATGGGGGGTGTCCTGGCTGACACAGCATCAAACCACAAGTGGGGAATCATCTTGACAGTGTGCGGTGTGGTTTTGATGGATTTCAGCGCCGATTCAGCGGACAACCCGAGCCACGCCTACATGATGGACGTGTGCAGCCCGGAGGATCAGGATCGAGGGCTGAACATTCATGCGTTACTAGCAG GACTGGGAGGAGGATTTGGCTACATTGTAGGTGGCATCAACTGGGACCAGACGCAGTTTGGGAGGTCGATGGGGGGTCAGCTGCGGGTCATTTATCTGTTTACGTGTGTCACGTTGGTCTTCGCCACAGCCATGACTCTGATCAGTATACCCGAGAGGCCGTTACCAAAAAGCCAGCCAAACAAAAACTCCAGTAAAAACCATTTAAAAAGCCCCAGCCTCCCTCTTCCCCCCTCCCCTCCGGTTCCCCCTGGAGTGACTCTGGGACCGGACGAAGAAAATGAGGAAGGACTTTACAGCTACAGTTTTTCTAAATCGCATCCAGGTAATTCTGACCCTTTGGCGCATTCTTGCAGCGCTAATGCCCGTCTTTGTGTTGGCCTCACGAGTCCCATTTCCCCCCTAAGCCCCCTCACTCCAAAATATGGCAGCTTTATTAGCAGGGACAGCTCGCTGACAGGCATCAATGAGTTTGCCTCCTCGTTAGGAACCTCCTATATAGACCGTGTGCTTATAGATTGCTACACTGGTCAGCAGACTCCCCCAGCCCTGGCCTACAGCTCCATCACTGTACCCCTGCCTCCAGGGGACTCCCCTCCTGCCTCCTCACAGGGGGGAGGGAACCCTCCTGCAGAGCAAACTCAGGCTGACGTTGGGTCTTGCTCAGCTGGTGAGTCTCAGGTTGCAGAAGGGCCTCAGTCTGAGGTGGATGCACAAACTCAGAAAGGTCAGGTCTCAGCGGAGTCTCAGCCTGGTGCAGGGTTGCACCGGGGATCCACTGCTGGGATCCTGAAGCGACCTCAGAGTCTTGCGCTGATGGAGGAGCCCACAGCAACACAGATCGTCGGACTGGATAACGGACGCAGGAGAACCGTGACGTTCAGCCAGCAG GTTGCAAACATTTTGCTGAATGGAGTACGCTACGAGAGCGATCTAAGTGAGAATGTGGAAACCGGAGAATCCCAAATGTCAATGAAGCTGCTGTGtatagccatctacaggatgcctcCCTCACTGAGGAGTTTATGCACTAATCATTTTCTGG GCTGGTTGTCCTTCGAGGGCATGCTGCTCTTCTACACCGACTTCATGGGGGAGGTTGTGTTTGAAGGAGACCCCAAAGCGCCCCATGATTCTGAGGCTTACCAGCGCTACAACGCCGGCGTCAGCATGGGCTGCTGGGGCATGTGCATCTATGCATTTAGTGCTGCTTTCTATTCAG CCATACTGGAGAAACTGGAGGAGCGTTTCTCTCTCCGCACGCTGTACTTTTTTGCCTACTTGGCATTTGGTTTGGGCACGGGCCTGGCAACGCTATCCACAAATCTCTACGTGGTGCTTTCGCTCTGTGTCACCTACGGGGTGCTCTTCTCCTCTTTGTGCACGCTGCCTTACTCTCTGCTGTGTGAATACTACCAAAGCCCTCAA TTTTGCGGCTCGTCGGAGGAGGGGACCAGACGAGGGATGGGGGTGGACATCTCTCTTCTCAGCTGTCAGTATTTCCTGGCACAGATCCTGGTTTCTGTGGCGATGGGACCTCTGACCTCGCTGGTGGGCGGGGCTCAGGGAGTGATGTACTTTGCAAGCCTGATGTCATTCGTGGGTTGCCTGTACTCGTCCCTCTGCGTGGTGTACCAGCTGCCCCCCCCTGAGG GAAGAGGAGAAGTTGAAACTGGGGTGTGA
- the si:ch211-222l21.1 gene encoding parathymosin codes for MADTVADTTAITEVTAKELKEKKEVEAAAAEEEEKTDSGDAPANGTNGAEHTEKKEETTEEEQKNGSEKAEEAPPAEETDAQPVKRAAEEEEKAETKKQKTEENGDSKEADVEA; via the exons ATGGCCGATACAGTCGCTGACACAACCGCCATCACAGAGGTTACAGCTAAG gagctgaaggagaagaaagaagtggaagcagcagcagcggaggaggaggagaagaccgACAGCGGGGACGCACCTGCCAATGGCACA AACGGTGCTGAACACACTGAGAAAAAGGAGGAAACTacagaggaggagcagaagaatggaagtg aaaaagcAGAGGAAGCGCCCCCTGCTGAGGAGACTGATGCACAGCCTGTAAAGCGTGCAGCTGAAGAGGAG gaaaaAGCTGAGACAAAAAAGCAGAAGACAGAGGAAAACGGAGATTCGAAAGAGGCAGATGTGGAGGCTTAA
- the prxl2b gene encoding prostamide/prostaglandin F synthase, producing MAKVDLDKVGKNLLKSADSGEKVELKSLWQDQPVVVFFLRRFGCQVCRWTAAEISKLEPDLRASGVSLVGVGPEQFGLQEFTEGGFFKGTIYVDEEKKCYKDLGFRRYSALSVVPAALGKKVRDVASKASAAGIQGNFSGDLLQSGGMLIVAKGGEKVLLHFIQDSPGDFVPLEDISTALGLSSSVKAGQKPVCNDDVCTR from the exons ATGGCTAAAGTCGACCTGGATAAGGTTGGAAAGAACTTGTTGAAAAGTGCCGACAGTGGTGAG AAGGTGGAGCTGAAGTCTCTGTGGCAGGATCAGCCAGTGGTGGTGTTCTTCCTGCGCAGGTTTGGCTGTCAAGTGTGTCGATGGACAGCAGCAGAGATCAGCAAACTGGAGCCTGACCTCAGAGCCAGTGGGGTCTCGCTGGTGGGAGTGGGACCAGAGCAGTTTGGGCTGCAGGAGTTTACAGAAGGAGGATTCTTTAAAGGAA CCATTTATGTGGACGAGGAGAAGAAGTGTTACAAGGATTTGGGTTTCAGACG GTACTCAGCCTTAAGTGTGGTTCCTGCAGCTCTGGGGAAAAAAGTTCGAGACGTAGCTTCAAAG GCAAGTGCGGCAGGAATTCAGGGGAACTTCTCTGGAGATCTGCTCCAGAGTGGAGGGATGCTCATTGTAGCTAAAG GTGGAGAAAAAGTCTTACTACACTTCATCCAAGACTCACCTGGAGACTTTGTCCCTCTGGAGGACATTTCCACAGCTTTGGGCCTCTCCTCCTCGGTGAAAGCAGGTCAAAAACCAGTG